CTAACATGGCAATGCAGCAATTAGGATTAAAGGTTTCAGTGGCGGTTATGAATCTCGCAAAAGATCAAATAACGGCACAATCTCAGCAAATGGTTCAAATGCTCCAAACCAGTGCACCAGTAATGGAGCAGTCTGTTAATCCCCATATCGGCGGAAACATCGACATTAAGCTTTAATACAGAATAAGAGCTGAACCTCAAAACACGGTTCAGCTCTTATTTGCTTGAGAAAAAGTTAAAATAGAACCCACATCCATCAAAGGACGATCGGGAACATATGCAATATGCAATCCTTTAGCATAAATAAAACTTTTTATTTTTTCATAATCAGGATGTTTTGAAATGTCCCCGATAAAGTAGATGGTATCCTTTACTCTTCCTGCAGTACCACCAATAAAACCATATAATTGGCCGGGTAATGAAACAAAACCCGGTCGAATCAAACATACATCTATACCGTGGGGAACAACTGCTTTAGCAATCCCTGCATCCGATGTAATAAGACTTGAATCATCGATGGGAAGGGCTGAACATCGGGTATAACCTTGCCTGACATGAATTAAAATTTTCTTCTTTTTTTTCATATCTTCCAAAATAGCTGATGCGGTATAATTCAAATTATGAATAAAATATTTGCCCAACATTACTCCGTTAAAACTGACAGTATAAGGATATCGATGCCCCAGCTGATTTTCCAAAACTTCTATGGGCAAAGAAGAACTAATATGATCTTTTATACATTGGTACTGCTCAGCTGATATATATATTTTTTCATCTCCACAAAAAAGGAAGATATCAGGATGATGATTAATGCTTTCATAGACAGTGCCCAAAGAGTGAATTTCTATTACTTCATCATTCTGACGAAGAATGCTTTTCAAATGATCGTAAGTATTTGGGGATAGGAATATCATTTAGCTTTCTTCCCTCGCTTTCCAACAGTAGAGAACATCTTTCCCCGTTTGCTCGTTTAAATTGAATGGGTAACCCTTGTTTTTTTATATCATTCAGATATTTTCTCTTATGCCCGATCAAACTTTGATATATTCTCTGATTAGCATAAACAACGAGCGGTTTTTCTCCATTATCCTCATATACCTTTAAAATAAATTCATGCAGCATCTTTTCTTCTACCAATTGTCTAAATGCTGGATGATAAGGTCCTGCCACAATTCCTTTTCCGAGATCCACTTCTTCCGAAGCCTGAAGCCCTACACGAAGTACGGTAATTCCCGCTTCATAAAACAAAGGGAGAATTTGGCTTGTCCATTCTATTCCCTCATCTAAACTTAAGGGTTCATAAGTTCCCTGATGATACATGTTTTCCAGTTCTGTATCTTTCATAATGATTGTAGGGTAAATCCTGGTGGTATGAGGCTTTAAAGCTATAATTTTTTTAGCGGTTTGCAAGCTCTTTATCAGCGTATCTTTTGGCAAACCAATCATCATTTGAAGACCCAATTCTATGGAAGTATTCTTTATATAATGGACAGCTTTATATACATCTTCCGCTGTGTGATTTCTCTGACTGGCCTCCAATACTTCCGGATCAAGGGACTGAACGCCCAGTTCTATTGCTTTTACTGGATAATAGGATAAAAGCTTCAGAATGTGTTCATCAATATAATCCGGCCGAGTAGATAGCCTTATGCCATCCAGTTGGTATTTCCTTATATATTCTGTGGCCAATTTCAAATACTGCTTTTGAATTTCAGGATGAATTCCTGTAAAACTTCCTCCGAAAAATGCTATTTCAACAGTCTTATCTCCCTTAAAACCTTCTAAATAGCTTTCGATATGGTGTCGTATTTGCCTTTCATCAAATACATCTTTTACACCGGTTATTCTTTTTTGATTACAAAATACGCAGTCATTAGGACACCCTTGATGGGATACAAATATGGGAATAATCATTTTCTTTTCATATCTACCTCTGCATTTTAAAGTATGATAGGATTACAGAAAACAAATCACTCTGTACGAGTGAAATTATGAAAGGTTCTTTAGCAACTCAAGCATTTTATTTTATAGCAAAACGTAGGGTTGCTGTACCCTACGTTATATTTTATACTTCTTAACTTATCTCTACATTTAAATTGTAAATTCTGTTGATGAACTTATTTATAGATGGCACCTTTTCTATCAGAAGAAAAATAATAACCATAATCAGACATCCAATGAGAGCTCCCTTTCCATCTCTGATCACATCTTGGA
The DNA window shown above is from Defluviitalea raffinosedens and carries:
- a CDS encoding YjfB family protein — protein: MDIAALSSNMAMQQLGLKVSVAVMNLAKDQITAQSQQMVQMLQTSAPVMEQSVNPHIGGNIDIKL
- a CDS encoding DUF6873 family GME fold protein: MKSILRQNDEVIEIHSLGTVYESINHHPDIFLFCGDEKIYISAEQYQCIKDHISSSLPIEVLENQLGHRYPYTVSFNGVMLGKYFIHNLNYTASAILEDMKKKKKILIHVRQGYTRCSALPIDDSSLITSDAGIAKAVVPHGIDVCLIRPGFVSLPGQLYGFIGGTAGRVKDTIYFIGDISKHPDYEKIKSFIYAKGLHIAYVPDRPLMDVGSILTFSQANKS
- a CDS encoding elongator complex protein 3, which encodes MIIPIFVSHQGCPNDCVFCNQKRITGVKDVFDERQIRHHIESYLEGFKGDKTVEIAFFGGSFTGIHPEIQKQYLKLATEYIRKYQLDGIRLSTRPDYIDEHILKLLSYYPVKAIELGVQSLDPEVLEASQRNHTAEDVYKAVHYIKNTSIELGLQMMIGLPKDTLIKSLQTAKKIIALKPHTTRIYPTIIMKDTELENMYHQGTYEPLSLDEGIEWTSQILPLFYEAGITVLRVGLQASEEVDLGKGIVAGPYHPAFRQLVEEKMLHEFILKVYEDNGEKPLVVYANQRIYQSLIGHKRKYLNDIKKQGLPIQFKRANGERCSLLLESEGRKLNDIPIPKYLRSFEKHSSSE